In a genomic window of Cytobacillus sp. FSL H8-0458:
- a CDS encoding ABC transporter ATP-binding protein, whose protein sequence is MTVFTIDEVRKTFSNGEVKEEILKGVNLSLREGEITALVGASGSGKSTLLTIAAGLQPASGGKVLFEEKNMITMSPEQVRKIRACKFGFVFQFAHLVPFLTVEEQLMLMLDVSELKLKKDEQKAEIDKVLKLVGMDHRKKAYPSSLSGGEKQRVAIARAIIHKPKVLFADEPTASLDSKRSKDVMLLIRDLTKTLNITTLIVTHDEEMLSFADRIIKMSDGLVTG, encoded by the coding sequence ATGACTGTATTTACAATTGATGAAGTGAGGAAAACATTTTCTAATGGTGAAGTGAAGGAAGAGATACTAAAAGGAGTTAACCTTTCTCTGAGAGAAGGTGAGATAACGGCGCTAGTGGGTGCTTCAGGTTCTGGTAAAAGTACACTTCTTACAATCGCAGCTGGTCTTCAGCCCGCATCAGGTGGAAAAGTATTATTTGAAGAGAAAAATATGATTACCATGAGTCCAGAGCAAGTCCGAAAAATACGTGCATGTAAATTCGGTTTCGTGTTTCAATTTGCTCATCTTGTTCCGTTTCTCACAGTAGAAGAACAGCTCATGTTAATGCTGGATGTTTCTGAGTTGAAATTAAAGAAGGATGAACAAAAAGCAGAAATTGACAAAGTACTAAAACTAGTTGGAATGGACCATCGGAAAAAAGCTTACCCGTCTTCATTGTCTGGCGGGGAAAAGCAGCGGGTTGCAATTGCCCGTGCAATCATCCATAAACCTAAAGTGCTCTTCGCAGATGAACCCACTGCAAGTTTGGATTCAAAAAGATCTAAAGATGTTATGCTGCTAATCAGGGATTTAACGAAAACTCTAAACATTACTACCCTGATCGTTACCCATGATGAAGAAATGCTTTCATTTGCTGATCGTATAATAAAAATGAGCGACGGCCTAGTTACAGGTTGA
- the ilvN gene encoding acetolactate synthase small subunit, which produces MKKRMVSVIVHNQNGILTRLMGLFTKHHYQIESLAAAVYTEAKEFSKISVVTEAEDDHKFLQLVKQIDKQIDVISVEDITDQYVIARELSSIKKVLI; this is translated from the coding sequence ATGAAAAAGCGGATGGTCTCGGTAATAGTCCATAATCAAAATGGAATTTTAACCCGTCTGATGGGTTTGTTTACAAAGCATCATTACCAAATCGAAAGTCTTGCAGCAGCAGTCTACACTGAGGCAAAAGAATTTTCAAAAATTTCAGTAGTAACAGAGGCAGAGGATGATCATAAATTCCTGCAGCTGGTGAAGCAAATAGATAAACAGATTGATGTCATTTCTGTAGAAGATATAACTGACCAATATGTCATTGCCAGAGAACTGTCATCGATTAAGAAGGTACTGATATAA
- a CDS encoding ABC transporter permease, which translates to MNIAWKEIKRNKIRFLILGSIIFLVSLLTFIISGLANGLSQDNAALIKDLPNGVFYMDEEAEETYNLSRIDRSIQDEILSKHKDAAALSIQMGFLNDENDKQRSVAFVASTESTLFKNVKSGEIVLDRSLEEEGIKVGDTLTNNQYSSKFVVKGFVDQKKYSHAPVAYINLKDFKEIYRVEEMQLIFIPGGDLTLNFPDLQSFSKKDFLNTIPSYSAEQMSLNMIVWFLVVISGMLFAIFFYMMNVQKIGLYGILKAIGVKTSSLFKMMWTQMLFITIIALLLSITFSQVFNMIAPKGMPFSLTPATTGLLSLVFLIIGFIGATLSGIQIKKVEPLQAIQQGEV; encoded by the coding sequence ATGAACATTGCATGGAAAGAAATCAAAAGAAATAAAATCCGTTTTTTAATATTAGGTTCAATCATTTTTCTAGTCAGTTTATTAACTTTTATTATTTCAGGTTTGGCAAATGGATTATCACAAGATAATGCTGCATTAATTAAAGACTTGCCAAACGGTGTATTCTATATGGATGAAGAAGCTGAGGAAACCTATAATTTGTCAAGAATAGACAGAAGTATCCAGGATGAAATATTAAGCAAACATAAGGATGCTGCAGCGCTTTCCATACAAATGGGCTTTTTGAATGATGAAAACGATAAGCAGCGAAGCGTCGCCTTTGTTGCATCCACAGAGTCAACGTTATTTAAAAATGTTAAGAGCGGGGAAATAGTGCTTGATCGTTCATTGGAGGAAGAAGGCATCAAGGTTGGAGATACCTTAACGAATAATCAATATAGCAGCAAGTTTGTTGTAAAAGGGTTTGTGGATCAAAAGAAATATAGCCATGCGCCTGTTGCTTATATAAATTTGAAAGATTTCAAGGAAATTTACCGAGTAGAAGAAATGCAATTAATTTTCATACCCGGAGGAGATCTGACACTAAATTTTCCTGATTTACAATCATTCTCAAAGAAAGATTTTCTCAATACCATTCCGAGTTATAGTGCAGAACAGATGTCTTTAAATATGATTGTGTGGTTTTTAGTTGTAATTAGCGGAATGCTGTTTGCTATCTTTTTCTACATGATGAACGTTCAAAAAATTGGATTATACGGTATCTTAAAAGCTATTGGAGTAAAAACAAGTTCATTGTTTAAGATGATGTGGACACAGATGCTTTTTATTACAATCATTGCACTGTTACTCTCTATTACATTTAGTCAAGTTTTTAATATGATTGCCCCTAAAGGAATGCCTTTTAGTCTAACCCCTGCTACAACAGGGTTATTATCTTTGGTCTTCTTGATTATAGGTTTTATTGGAGCTACTTTATCAGGTATACAAATAAAAAAAGTAGAACCATTACAGGCGATTCAGCAAGGAGAGGTTTAA
- the ilvB gene encoding acetolactate synthase large subunit, translated as MESKQAMLNLESEELKLNGADVLIQALKQEGTEILFGYPGGAVLGIYDALYRSPIKHVLARHEQGAIHAAEGYARVSGKPGVVVATSGPGATNIVTGIADAMMDSLPLVIFTGQVASQVIGTDAFQEADVVGITTPITKHNYQVKRVEDFPRIVKEAFHIATTGRPGPVLVDIPKDLAAQHTAASLQAEINLPGYRPTASPNPLQIKRLLAALSESKKPLILGGAGVLHARASHELLTFSERYQIPVVHTLLGLGGFPAQHPLFLGMAGMHGCYTSNMAIYECDLLINIGARFDDRLTGNLDSFAPKAKIAHIDIDPSEIGKNVETHFPIAGDAKAVLQMMMSQKVKGPDSIQWLNHLEQYEKSHPYWYNDTHELLPPQHLIELVHKHTKGNAIVTTDVGQHQMWAAQYYSFSLPNRWVTSGGLGTMGFGFPAAIGAQLADPGATVVSLVGDGGFQMTLQELILLKEWGLPVKVIIVNNGSLGMVRQWQETFYDKRFSHSILSQQPDFLKLAESYGIKAYRVSTSEEAERIFPEVLADREPVLLDCRVNPAENVYPMVAPGKGLHEMIGVKP; from the coding sequence ATGGAATCAAAACAGGCGATGTTAAATTTGGAATCAGAAGAGTTGAAGCTGAACGGGGCAGACGTTCTCATCCAGGCGTTAAAACAGGAAGGTACAGAAATTTTGTTTGGTTATCCTGGCGGGGCGGTTTTGGGTATTTACGATGCTTTGTACAGGTCACCGATTAAGCATGTTCTTGCCCGTCATGAACAGGGAGCCATCCACGCGGCTGAAGGCTATGCCCGTGTTTCAGGAAAGCCGGGTGTTGTGGTGGCTACTTCAGGGCCAGGTGCAACAAATATCGTGACAGGGATTGCGGATGCCATGATGGATTCATTGCCGCTAGTTATTTTCACAGGTCAGGTTGCTTCTCAGGTTATTGGAACGGATGCATTTCAGGAAGCAGATGTGGTCGGGATTACGACACCTATCACAAAGCATAATTATCAGGTGAAAAGGGTAGAGGATTTTCCTCGAATTGTGAAAGAAGCCTTTCATATTGCCACAACCGGAAGACCTGGCCCTGTATTGGTAGATATCCCCAAGGATTTGGCAGCTCAACATACTGCTGCATCCCTGCAGGCTGAGATCAATCTGCCAGGGTATCGCCCAACAGCAAGTCCTAATCCCTTACAGATAAAAAGATTGCTTGCCGCACTCAGCGAATCCAAAAAGCCTCTCATTTTAGGAGGAGCAGGAGTCCTGCATGCAAGAGCTTCACATGAACTGCTTACATTTTCAGAGCGTTATCAAATCCCTGTAGTCCACACACTTTTAGGACTTGGCGGATTTCCGGCACAGCATCCTCTATTTTTAGGGATGGCCGGTATGCATGGTTGTTACACCTCGAACATGGCTATTTATGAATGTGATTTATTAATCAATATAGGTGCACGCTTCGATGATCGGTTAACAGGTAATTTAGATTCATTTGCACCAAAAGCAAAGATTGCACATATTGACATTGATCCGTCTGAAATCGGAAAAAATGTCGAGACTCATTTTCCGATTGCAGGAGATGCAAAAGCAGTCTTACAGATGATGATGAGTCAAAAAGTTAAAGGGCCAGATTCAATACAATGGTTAAACCATTTAGAACAATATGAAAAAAGTCATCCCTATTGGTATAACGATACCCATGAATTACTTCCACCCCAGCATTTAATAGAATTAGTACACAAACATACGAAAGGTAATGCGATTGTGACTACGGATGTCGGCCAGCATCAAATGTGGGCAGCGCAATATTACTCTTTTTCTCTTCCAAACCGCTGGGTTACCTCCGGCGGATTAGGGACAATGGGATTTGGATTCCCGGCAGCCATTGGTGCACAGCTGGCAGATCCTGGTGCAACGGTAGTTTCGTTAGTTGGGGATGGGGGCTTTCAAATGACACTCCAAGAACTAATCTTATTAAAAGAATGGGGGCTGCCGGTAAAAGTCATAATCGTCAATAACGGATCTCTCGGAATGGTCCGCCAGTGGCAGGAAACATTTTATGATAAGCGATTTTCACATTCTATCTTATCCCAGCAGCCAGATTTCCTAAAGCTGGCTGAATCCTATGGGATAAAAGCTTATAGAGTGAGCACAAGTGAGGAAGCAGAGAGGATATTTCCGGAAGTTTTGGCAGACCGGGAGCCGGTACTGCTGGATTGCCGCGTGAATCCTGCTGAAAATGTCTATCCTATGGTAGCACCAGGGAAAGGATTACATGAGATGATTGGGGTGAAACCATGA
- a CDS encoding M4 family metallopeptidase: MKKKLLAPVLLSSALLAGSIPVNVFAQPADSAKVQPVQASKEWDEKANVPLFVKERFAEKFSASTSANALNYLKKHQDQTGIKSPEKNLKVKNVQKDELGMTHVRLSQTVNGVTVEGSEVIVHFNENNEVVSVNGRVNQAIADEAVDTSVSLKHDAAVKTALSAVSAPKELTYEPTSELVIYPFEGENHTAYKVNVNFMGDEPGNWFVFVDAKSGEIIDQYNGILHAEENKTQKGFGKGVNGDHRELHITQTKEGASGTKFALADYSHENLDGIFTFDSKNDWDSNNDALYVGNSAAFIGDYDRAAVDAHYNSERVYEYFLNEHNRNSLDGEGMAINSYVHMGTDYNNAFWNGRYMGYGDGDGEFFISLSAGLDVAAHEMTHGVISHTANLAYRNQSGALNESFADVFGVLVDDDDWEMGEDIMAPAAKADGVTRLRSLSDPNSVVVSNPQRAAYGSGVYPAHMDEYYDMPLNVDNGGVHVNSSITNHAAYLIGQEIGKEKLGKIYYRALTVYLTSNSDFSDARQAIVQSAIDLYGEGSTEHTATAAGFDAVGIY; the protein is encoded by the coding sequence ATGAAAAAAAAGCTCCTTGCACCTGTATTGCTGTCATCGGCGTTATTGGCAGGTTCCATTCCTGTAAATGTTTTTGCCCAGCCTGCAGATTCAGCGAAGGTTCAGCCTGTACAAGCTTCCAAGGAATGGGATGAAAAAGCAAATGTTCCTTTATTTGTGAAAGAGCGATTTGCAGAGAAATTCTCTGCGAGCACTTCTGCGAATGCATTAAATTATTTAAAAAAGCATCAGGATCAAACAGGGATTAAAAGTCCCGAAAAAAACCTGAAAGTGAAAAATGTTCAAAAAGATGAGCTTGGCATGACCCACGTCAGGTTAAGTCAGACAGTCAATGGTGTGACAGTAGAAGGATCCGAAGTAATTGTTCATTTTAATGAAAATAATGAAGTAGTATCCGTGAACGGAAGAGTAAATCAGGCAATTGCCGATGAAGCAGTGGACACATCGGTGTCCTTAAAACATGATGCTGCAGTAAAAACAGCATTATCCGCTGTCAGTGCTCCAAAAGAACTTACATATGAGCCGACTTCTGAACTTGTTATTTATCCGTTTGAAGGGGAAAATCATACAGCCTATAAAGTAAATGTAAACTTTATGGGAGATGAACCTGGAAACTGGTTTGTGTTTGTAGATGCCAAATCAGGTGAAATCATTGATCAATACAATGGAATCCTGCATGCTGAAGAGAATAAAACCCAGAAAGGATTCGGAAAAGGGGTAAATGGAGATCATAGGGAGCTTCATATTACCCAAACGAAAGAAGGTGCCTCCGGGACTAAGTTTGCGTTAGCCGATTACTCTCATGAGAATTTGGACGGGATTTTTACTTTTGATTCTAAAAATGATTGGGATTCAAATAATGATGCCCTGTATGTCGGGAATTCGGCTGCGTTTATAGGGGATTATGACCGTGCTGCAGTAGATGCCCATTATAATTCCGAGAGGGTATATGAGTATTTCCTGAATGAACACAACCGCAATTCTCTCGACGGGGAAGGGATGGCTATCAATTCTTATGTACACATGGGCACAGATTACAATAATGCATTCTGGAACGGCCGTTATATGGGTTATGGCGATGGAGACGGTGAGTTTTTCATTTCATTATCTGCGGGACTTGATGTTGCTGCCCATGAGATGACCCATGGTGTAATCTCTCATACTGCAAACCTAGCATACCGGAATCAATCTGGAGCCCTGAATGAATCCTTCGCTGATGTCTTTGGGGTTCTGGTTGACGATGATGACTGGGAAATGGGCGAGGACATTATGGCGCCTGCTGCTAAAGCTGACGGAGTAACGAGATTGCGCAGCTTAAGTGATCCTAACAGTGTTGTCGTAAGCAATCCGCAAAGAGCAGCATATGGCAGCGGAGTCTATCCGGCACATATGGATGAATATTACGACATGCCTTTAAATGTCGACAATGGCGGAGTCCATGTGAATTCTTCTATAACAAACCATGCAGCCTACCTGATCGGGCAGGAAATTGGCAAGGAGAAGCTGGGGAAAATTTATTACCGTGCATTAACTGTTTATTTGACCTCTAATTCTGATTTTAGTGATGCACGCCAGGCAATTGTTCAGTCTGCCATTGATCTATACGGAGAAGGCAGCACCGAACATACCGCAACTGCAGCTGGATTTGATGCCGTGGGGATTTACTAG
- a CDS encoding response regulator transcription factor, whose product MTNILIVDDDIHILKLVDVHLSAAGYKVYEAQDGIQALSILGNKKCDLAVVDVMMPYMDGYALTRKIRDVHDIPIILLTAKNQIEDKEKGFQSGTDDYVVKPFEPKELLFRIKALLRRYDKQPDESIIRVGHTTINKKSYEVQIGDRTIFLPLKEFELLYFFISNPMQVFSRGHLIEHIWGLDYEGDERTVDVHVKRLRERFSKLTDDFQIKTVRGIGYLLEAKRG is encoded by the coding sequence ATGACGAATATTCTAATTGTCGATGATGACATCCATATTTTAAAGCTGGTAGATGTTCATTTATCTGCAGCAGGGTATAAGGTATACGAGGCTCAGGATGGTATACAAGCTTTAAGCATCTTAGGTAATAAAAAATGTGATTTAGCAGTTGTGGATGTGATGATGCCTTATATGGACGGTTATGCCTTAACGAGAAAGATTCGGGATGTACATGACATTCCAATCATCCTGTTAACGGCTAAGAATCAAATTGAGGATAAGGAAAAAGGTTTTCAATCCGGGACTGATGATTATGTGGTCAAGCCATTTGAACCAAAGGAGTTACTCTTTCGAATCAAAGCATTGCTTCGACGATATGATAAACAGCCTGATGAATCAATTATTCGTGTTGGACATACGACTATAAACAAAAAAAGCTATGAAGTTCAAATTGGAGACCGAACGATATTTTTACCCTTAAAGGAGTTCGAACTATTGTATTTTTTCATTTCAAACCCTATGCAGGTGTTTTCCCGGGGTCATCTTATCGAACATATCTGGGGTTTGGATTATGAAGGGGATGAACGGACTGTAGATGTCCATGTAAAAAGATTGAGGGAACGTTTTTCTAAATTGACGGATGATTTTCAAATTAAGACAGTACGCGGGATTGGTTATTTATTGGAGGCAAAACGTGGATGA
- a CDS encoding sensor histidine kinase: MKSLYVKFVVITTGIMILSGILAFLISNAYYQQTLKPYNDQKITKIALDITAFAEEHPNISLKEYLENLSAIGYQIYLADDSGKESYFGAKFRDNTLSPSTKEQVLNGDIYHGIIHFPQKTFVTGFFANELKNTIGVPLKHNGINYALFIRPDIKLLFNEMHILFGWLLVLMIVISILMVVVSTKYLVKPISKLTAATKSLAKGNFHVELDINRSDELGELSQSFLQMSRKLEQLDEMRKEFISNISHDIQSPLSNIKGYTNLLEKESLEYKEKTKYISVINGEINRLSTLTKQLLLLASLDRNEEIMKKKIFNVAQQIKELIRNYQWAVNEKDIMLDCSLPDTEITGDPSLLNTVWDNLLTNAIKYNNPAGSIEISIEESRESVFITFADTGIGLNVQEIDRIFDRFYRADIARTRSVEGTGLGLSIAATIVKLHGGQIHVNSKEKEGTSFVVELPVG, from the coding sequence ATGAAGTCTCTTTATGTGAAATTTGTTGTGATTACCACCGGAATCATGATTTTAAGTGGAATCTTAGCTTTTTTAATCTCAAATGCTTATTATCAGCAAACATTAAAACCCTATAATGATCAAAAAATCACAAAAATTGCCCTGGATATAACTGCATTTGCTGAAGAACATCCGAATATCAGTCTGAAGGAGTACCTAGAGAACCTTTCTGCCATAGGATATCAAATTTATCTGGCAGACGATTCAGGAAAGGAATCCTATTTTGGCGCAAAGTTCAGGGATAATACCCTTTCTCCTTCCACTAAAGAGCAAGTATTAAACGGTGATATTTATCATGGTATTATCCATTTCCCACAAAAAACCTTTGTGACAGGCTTTTTTGCAAATGAACTAAAGAATACAATAGGTGTCCCTTTAAAGCATAATGGCATTAACTATGCTCTTTTTATTAGACCTGATATTAAGCTTCTTTTTAATGAGATGCATATTTTATTTGGCTGGCTTCTCGTTTTAATGATTGTGATTAGCATCTTGATGGTAGTTGTCAGTACAAAATATTTAGTGAAGCCGATATCTAAATTAACAGCGGCCACAAAGTCACTTGCGAAAGGAAACTTTCATGTTGAGCTTGATATTAATCGCAGTGATGAATTAGGGGAATTATCACAAAGTTTTTTGCAAATGTCGCGTAAATTAGAACAATTGGATGAGATGAGAAAAGAATTCATCTCAAACATTTCTCATGATATCCAATCCCCCTTATCTAATATAAAAGGGTATACCAATTTATTGGAGAAAGAATCACTTGAGTATAAAGAAAAAACAAAATACATTTCTGTCATAAATGGGGAAATTAACAGGCTATCTACTTTAACAAAACAATTATTGCTTCTTGCCTCATTAGATCGCAATGAAGAAATTATGAAGAAAAAAATATTCAATGTTGCCCAGCAAATTAAGGAATTGATTCGTAATTATCAATGGGCTGTAAATGAAAAAGACATTATGCTTGACTGCTCCTTGCCAGATACAGAAATTACGGGTGACCCCTCTTTACTGAATACGGTTTGGGATAATTTATTAACGAATGCTATTAAGTATAATAATCCCGCTGGCAGTATTGAAATATCGATTGAAGAAAGCAGAGAATCGGTTTTTATCACTTTTGCAGATACAGGAATAGGCTTGAACGTGCAAGAAATAGATAGAATATTTGACCGCTTTTACCGGGCAGATATCGCGCGCACGCGTTCAGTTGAGGGGACAGGACTTGGCCTATCAATCGCTGCCACCATTGTTAAACTGCATGGTGGACAAATACATGTGAATAGTAAAGAAAAAGAAGGCACTTCATTTGTTGTTGAATTGCCTGTTGGTTAA
- the ilvC gene encoding ketol-acid reductoisomerase, protein MVKVYYNGDVNEEVLKGKTVAVIGYGSQGHAHALNLRNSGHKVVVGLRSGKSWVQAEEDGFLVLPVKGACEAAEVIMVLLPDEMQPTVYEKDIKPSLSAGKALAFAHGFNIHFHQVVPPENVDVFLVAPKGPGHLVRRTYEEGAGVPALIGVHQNVTGLAKELALAYAKGIGAARAGVLETNFQEETETDLFGEQAVLCGGLTSLVKAGFETLVEAGYQKEVAYFECMHELKLIVDLMYEQGLEGMRYSISDTAQWGDFISGPRVINAETKARMKEVLEDIQTGKFSKSWILENQANRAVFNAINNREKKHPIEVVGINLRKMMPFVKQEPKREVSERLTE, encoded by the coding sequence ATGGTAAAGGTTTATTATAATGGGGATGTAAATGAGGAAGTTTTAAAAGGGAAGACAGTTGCCGTCATTGGTTATGGCTCACAAGGTCATGCACATGCATTAAATTTGCGTAATAGCGGACATAAAGTAGTCGTGGGATTACGGTCAGGAAAATCATGGGTACAGGCAGAGGAGGACGGCTTCCTTGTGCTGCCTGTCAAGGGAGCCTGTGAGGCTGCAGAGGTCATCATGGTATTATTGCCGGATGAGATGCAGCCGACCGTTTATGAGAAGGATATTAAGCCTTCTTTATCTGCAGGAAAGGCACTTGCTTTTGCCCACGGGTTTAATATTCACTTTCATCAGGTCGTTCCACCTGAAAATGTGGATGTGTTTTTAGTGGCACCAAAGGGTCCAGGGCACTTAGTCCGGAGAACCTATGAAGAGGGAGCGGGTGTTCCCGCATTAATCGGTGTTCACCAAAATGTAACGGGCCTGGCAAAAGAGCTTGCATTAGCTTATGCAAAAGGGATCGGGGCGGCTAGAGCTGGTGTATTAGAAACGAATTTTCAGGAAGAAACCGAAACCGATTTATTCGGTGAACAGGCGGTTCTTTGCGGCGGCTTGACATCTCTTGTAAAAGCGGGGTTTGAAACCCTTGTGGAGGCTGGATATCAAAAGGAAGTTGCCTATTTTGAGTGTATGCACGAGCTTAAGTTGATTGTTGATCTTATGTATGAGCAAGGTCTGGAAGGAATGAGATATTCCATTTCGGACACAGCCCAATGGGGTGATTTTATATCCGGACCAAGAGTGATTAACGCCGAAACAAAGGCACGAATGAAGGAAGTATTAGAGGATATACAAACGGGAAAATTTTCAAAGAGCTGGATTTTAGAAAATCAGGCAAACCGGGCAGTGTTTAATGCGATTAATAACCGCGAAAAGAAGCATCCGATTGAAGTTGTTGGTATAAACTTGAGAAAAATGATGCCGTTTGTTAAGCAAGAGCCAAAAAGGGAAGTATCTGAGCGTTTGACTGAATAA